The Notoacmeibacter ruber DNA segment CGCGTACGCCCTCGCCGGACAGGCGAAATCAGGCCTTCATCCTCGTAGAAGCGTAGCGTTCGGGTCGAGATACCGAACTCCCGCGTCAGCTCGGTAATCGTGTAGAACTCACGCATCTGACGGACCTGTCTTTCTGCACACTTATTCGATTGAAAATCGTCAGCCAAACTTACGTAAAAGTCAATTTACGCGAGCATCTTTCTGCGGTTTGCTCACAGCAGGTCGAACCACCAGGCAGCAAGGCCGAGAAATGCGAAAAAGCCGACAATATCAGTGACTGTGGTGACAAAGACTCCGGAAGCGATAGCCGGGTCGGCACCAATCTTGTCGAGAACCAGTGGAATCAGAATTCCCGCAAGGGCCGCAGCAAGCATGTTGATCACCATGGCTGCCGCAATGACGCCGCCAAGCGACGGATTGTCGAACCAGAAACCGGCGACCAGACCGATCAGCGCAGCAAACATGACTCCATTGAGGAGCCCGACCAGCGTCTCGCGCCGGATGATCCTCGCGGCATTGTAGATATCGATATCGCGTGTCGCGAGCGCTCGCACGGCCACCGTCATGGTTTGCGTGGCGGCATTACCGCCCATCGAGGCAACAATTGGCATGAGAACAGCAAGTGCGACCATCTGTTCGATCGTGGCATCGAAAAGGCCGATGACCAGCGAAGCCAGCACGGCCGTTCCGAGGTTCATCAACAGCCAGATAAAGCGTGACCGCGCGATCTCCACGGTCGTATCGGAAAGTTCCTCGTCGCCGACGCCGCCCAGCGCCTTGATGTCTTCTTCCGCCTCTTCCTGAATCACATCGACCACGTCATCGATGGTCAGAACGCCGACGAGCCTGTCGTTTTCATCAACCACGGCGGCGGAGAGTAGGTCATAGCGCTCGAAAAGCTGTGCCGCCTCCTCCTGGTCCATTTCGACCGGAATGGCATGACGCGTCTCGTGCATGACCGTCTCGATCTTCTCGGCACGCTGCGTACGCAGAATACGATCCAGATCGACCGCGCCCAGAAGCCGAAAGCCGGGATCGATTACGAAGATCTGGCTAAACGTTTCGGGAAGTTCCTTGTCCTCGCGCATGTAGTCGATCGTCTGTCCGACGGTCCAGAACGGCGGCACCGCCACAAACTCGGTCGCCATGCGGCGGCCAGCCGTCTCCTCTGGATAGTCCAGAGAGCGGCGCAACCGGATACGCTCGGTAAAGGGCAGCTGCCCAAGAATCTCTTCCTGATCCTCAGGCTCGAGATCCTCGAGAATGTAGACCGCATCGTCGGAGTCCAGCTCCTGAACAGCCAGCGCGATCTGATTGTTGGGCAGTTGATCGACGATCTCCAGCCGGATCGCTTCGTCGACTTCCGTTAGCGCGGCAAAGTCGAAATCCGCCTTCATCATCGCCACCACAGCAATACGCTGTTCTGGCGGCAGGGCTTCGATCACATCGCCGAGTTCGGAGCTGTGAAGATGGCTGAGTTGCTCCTTCAGCCAATCTTCGTCCGTATCCTCGACAGCCGCAGCGATAGCCGCCAGGAAATCCTGGCGAACAGCACCCGTCTCGGTGTAGATCGAGCTGTCCTGGTTCTCCTCAGAGACCAGTTCTTCCTCGGTCATGGCAGGATCATCCTCTGGCAGGGGTGCTGGCGATAACGCATCTTCCTAACGGCCTTTCCCGACAGACGTAAAGAAGCAAGAACGCGCCGGACTGCAACTCTTTGGGACTTTGGTACGTCACGTAAGGGTCGTGCAGCGCCGGAGGCCGCCATGTATCCAACTCGCCAATTTCTTTTCGCCCTTGTTCTAACAGCCGCGTACGGCGTTGCCGGCGCCTCGGCAGACGAGCTTTCACCCTGGCAATCCACCGTCGATCAACAATTGCAGTCCTTCCAGTCTGGCGATGATGCCGAGGCCTACTCTCACGCGGCACCCAACATAAAGCGGTTCTTCCCGACGCTCGAAGGTTTCATGGCCATGGTTGAGGGCGGTTATCCGCAGGTCCGCCGACCCAAGAGCTGGTCCATGGGCCGCTCGATTCCTCTTACCGCCAGCTCTGTCGCCCAGGAAGTGATCATTGTCGGTCCGGAGGGAAAGCTCTGGAAAGCGCTCTACACACTAGAACTTCAGGAAGACGGCTCGTGGCAGATCAGCGGTGTGTCGCTTCAGGGAATGAAAAGTTTCGGCGTGTAGCCGTTACCCCCCTGCCCCGTCCCAGATCGCGTTTGCGATCCAGACCGTGGCTGCGGCGGTGAAGCCGGAAATGATCGCCCCCCAGATCGTATCCACCACGGCAACCACCGGATCGTAACCCTCAAGGACCGAATAGCTCGTCGCATCATAAGTGAGATAGGCGAAGAAGCCAAAAAGAGCGCCGTTCAAGGCGGCCTGCGTCCAGCCGGCTCCGCTCATAGCCGGCGAAATGGCGAAATAGACCAGACCGATCACATAAACGGCATAGAAAACGGCCGCGACGCCTAATTTCGGGCTATCGCGCATGATGGAGCCCATCCGCTCGGCATAGAAATTCTTGGCAACGAAACCGAGCCAAACGAAGTCGATGACGAAAAAGATCACAAGCGCGATCAGGTAGAGATAGACAGATCTCATAGGCACTCCATGCAACAGCCGATTAGCGTGTCCTGTCGGGTTGCAATGAAACTGGTGCTCAACTGCGGGGCGGCAAGTCGCCCTTCGCCCAGGCTGCGCGTACTTTTTCGGCATGCTCCTGAAGCCGCGCTTCGGAGATCGCGGCCCTGATGCCGGCCATGAGCTGCTGGTAATAGGCCAGATTGTTCCAGGTCAGCAGCATCCCTGCCAGCGGTTCGCCGGCACGAACCAGATGGTGCAGATAGGCGCGGCTGTAATCGCGCGCCGCCGCGCAGTCACTCTCCTCATCGAGCGGCCTGTCATCTTCCGCATGGCGGGCGTTCTTCAGATTGATCTTGCCATGGCGGGTGAAAGCGAGGCCGTGGCGCCCGGCGCGCGTCGGCATAACGCAGTCGAACATGTCGACCCCGCGTTGAACGGAGCCAAGAATATCATCGGGCGTACCGACGCCCATTAGATAGCGCGGTCTGTCCTTCGGCATGGACGGAATGACGGTTTCGATCATGTCGAACATCACGTTCTGCGGCTCGCCAACCGCCAAGCCGCCAATCGCATAGCCCTTCAGGTCGAGAGCAGCCAATGCCTCCGCAGATTCGATCCTCAGACGAGCATTATCCCCACCCTGAATGATACCGAACATCGCCTTGCCCGGCTGATCACCAAACGCCGCTTTGCAACGCTCGGCCCAGCGTAGCGACAGTTCCATGGCACGGCCGATTTCTTTTTCTTCGGCGGGCAACGCGATGCACTCGTCAAGCTGCATCTGGATATCGGAATCCAAAAGCCCCTGAATCTCGATCGACCGCTCCGGAGACATGAAGTGTTTCGTCCCATCGACATGGCTCTGAAAGGTCACGCCTTCTTCCGTGATCTTTCGCAACCCCGACAGGCTCATCACCTGAAAGCCGCCGCTATCGGTCAGGATCGGATAGGGCCAACGCGCAAAATCATGTAGTCCGCCGAGCCGGGCCACGCGCTCCGCGCCCGGACGCAGCATCAGATGATAGGTGTTGCCGAGAATGATGTCCGCGCCGAGATCCCGGACCTGATCGAGATACATTGCCTTGACGGTGCCGGCCGTCCCGACCGGCATGAAGGCAGGCGTGCGGATCGACCCGCGCGGCATGTCGATCCGGCCGCGACGGGCGGCGCCGTCTTCCGCGAGCTTCGTAAAGAAAAATTGCCCCGAAGGTGTCTGTTCGCGATCAAGATTCATCAGATATCTTTCCGGAAAAGGAGGCACGCATCGCCGTAGGAATAGAAGCGATACCCTTCCGCAATGGCGTGGCTGTAGGCGGCCTGCATCGTGTCGAGGCCACTAAAGGCGCTGACAAGCATGAAGAGCGTCGAGCGCGGCAGATGAAAATTCGTCATCAACACGTCGATGACGCGAAAACGGTAGCCGGGCGTGATGAAAATATCGGTAGCTCCGGACCATGCCGATAGCTGGCCAGCTTCATCCGCCGCACTCTCCAGCAGTCTGAGCGATGTGGTTCCGACGGCAACGACACGCCCGCCATTGGCTCGTACGCGGTTGAGCGCCTCGGCGGTTTCGCCGCTCAGCGTGCCACGTTCGGAATGCATCACATGATCGTTCGTATTTTCCACCTTCACCGGCAGAAAGGTCCCGGCCCCGACGTGCAGCGTCACGAAATGCCGCTCGATGCCAGCACTATCAAGGCGCTCCATCATGGCGTCCGTAAAGTGCAACCCCGCCGTCGGTGCTGCCACGGCCCCGTTTTCACGCGCATAGATCGTCTGATAATCAGCACGATCGCGTTCATCCGCCGTCCTCTTGCCGGAGATATAGGGCGGCAAAGGAACCTCACCCAAAGCATGAAGCGCCTCATCGAGCGCCGCTCCCGAAAGGTCGAAGACCAGGGTGGTTTCTCCACCGTCCCCCTTCTCTTCGACCGCCGCCGACAACACGCCCGACGGATCGGCACTTTGCGCCGAGCCGAACAGGATCCGATCACCCGGCTG contains these protein-coding regions:
- the mgtE gene encoding magnesium transporter, which encodes MTEEELVSEENQDSSIYTETGAVRQDFLAAIAAAVEDTDEDWLKEQLSHLHSSELGDVIEALPPEQRIAVVAMMKADFDFAALTEVDEAIRLEIVDQLPNNQIALAVQELDSDDAVYILEDLEPEDQEEILGQLPFTERIRLRRSLDYPEETAGRRMATEFVAVPPFWTVGQTIDYMREDKELPETFSQIFVIDPGFRLLGAVDLDRILRTQRAEKIETVMHETRHAIPVEMDQEEAAQLFERYDLLSAAVVDENDRLVGVLTIDDVVDVIQEEAEEDIKALGGVGDEELSDTTVEIARSRFIWLLMNLGTAVLASLVIGLFDATIEQMVALAVLMPIVASMGGNAATQTMTVAVRALATRDIDIYNAARIIRRETLVGLLNGVMFAALIGLVAGFWFDNPSLGGVIAAAMVINMLAAALAGILIPLVLDKIGADPAIASGVFVTTVTDIVGFFAFLGLAAWWFDLL
- a CDS encoding DUF4864 domain-containing protein encodes the protein MYPTRQFLFALVLTAAYGVAGASADELSPWQSTVDQQLQSFQSGDDAEAYSHAAPNIKRFFPTLEGFMAMVEGGYPQVRRPKSWSMGRSIPLTASSVAQEVIIVGPEGKLWKALYTLELQEDGSWQISGVSLQGMKSFGV
- a CDS encoding DUF2177 family protein, which produces MRSVYLYLIALVIFFVIDFVWLGFVAKNFYAERMGSIMRDSPKLGVAAVFYAVYVIGLVYFAISPAMSGAGWTQAALNGALFGFFAYLTYDATSYSVLEGYDPVVAVVDTIWGAIISGFTAAATVWIANAIWDGAGG
- the tgt gene encoding tRNA guanosine(34) transglycosylase Tgt, which encodes MNLDREQTPSGQFFFTKLAEDGAARRGRIDMPRGSIRTPAFMPVGTAGTVKAMYLDQVRDLGADIILGNTYHLMLRPGAERVARLGGLHDFARWPYPILTDSGGFQVMSLSGLRKITEEGVTFQSHVDGTKHFMSPERSIEIQGLLDSDIQMQLDECIALPAEEKEIGRAMELSLRWAERCKAAFGDQPGKAMFGIIQGGDNARLRIESAEALAALDLKGYAIGGLAVGEPQNVMFDMIETVIPSMPKDRPRYLMGVGTPDDILGSVQRGVDMFDCVMPTRAGRHGLAFTRHGKINLKNARHAEDDRPLDEESDCAAARDYSRAYLHHLVRAGEPLAGMLLTWNNLAYYQQLMAGIRAAISEARLQEHAEKVRAAWAKGDLPPRS
- the queA gene encoding tRNA preQ1(34) S-adenosylmethionine ribosyltransferase-isomerase QueA, producing MKTDLFDFDLPEHAIALRPAEPREAARLLEVRPGAPDALNDARIKDLPDILRPGDALVFNDTKVIPAQLEGVRQREGALPARISATLHMRLDLARWKAFVRGAKKLQPGDRILFGSAQSADPSGVLSAAVEEKGDGGETTLVFDLSGAALDEALHALGEVPLPPYISGKRTADERDRADYQTIYARENGAVAAPTAGLHFTDAMMERLDSAGIERHFVTLHVGAGTFLPVKVENTNDHVMHSERGTLSGETAEALNRVRANGGRVVAVGTTSLRLLESAADEAGQLSAWSGATDIFITPGYRFRVIDVLMTNFHLPRSTLFMLVSAFSGLDTMQAAYSHAIAEGYRFYSYGDACLLFRKDI